ACAAAAAACAGTTCTCTAAGATGCTGAAGGTGCGGAAGCAAGTGGTGGACTTTGTTCTTCGTGAAGACGCTCAGTTGAAAGAAGagtatgtgtcaattttcatttcTTTGACTGTGGTGTTCTGTTCGGTTAGTCTTTGTTTCCCACTTTGTTAGTCCTAACGTTAATCTGCTTTGTTATTATCTTTGTTATTTTGTCAACCTAGTCACCGTCTAATTCCTTTGTTAGGTCCCTTTGTTATTATCTTTGTTATTGAACCGTTATTCTcttgttataccactattattcatTTGTTAGTCCACCGTAATCCCCTTTGTTAATTCCCTTTTGTTATTCTCtttgttataccactattattccggTGTTATTGTTTGTTATTGAATCGTTATTCTGTTTTGTTATACCACGTAATCCCACTTTGTTCTCATCATATGTTATTTTTGTGGATGCGGTGAGATGTTAGTGTTGTACAACGACGACGTCGGCGTGTTTTTTGGACGGGGGGATATTGTTTCCATTGTAGATGCAAATTTTGCTATGATGACAACAAGAGTAGTTGATGTTTGGTCgattcttttgaattcgttggagtttgaggaacgttcagaaccaagctcaatgtttttcggagttcgtcatatggtattttgttttttcctttgctattttgcgttattacctacagattgactcacaagtattgatataaagttaacacttgtgcactatttttggttgtttatgctttctaTTTTGAAGGATCCTCTTTATTCACTCTTAGAGAACTTTGATTCCTCAAGCCCTCTTGACGGTCCGGGTAAGAAGTTGTTGGCATTCTGGAATGTGTTTTTCGATTCCTGCAATGGAAGATGTCGTCTGAACTCCGACCTTGTGTTTGTGCCGATTCTGTACAATGATCACTACTCTTGTTTCTGCATCAAATttatgaatgaatcgattgatattttggacaacatgactcacgattccAAGCAAATAGCCGATTACAGAAGATTGGCCGAGATTGTGGTAAACTACAAGTATGTTTTTATGGAGGGTCATAATGTTCTGAAGTCTGAAGATTGCCGCAATTTCGAAATCGTTGATGTTCCttttaaatggaaaaagaaggaGCTGCTGAATTCGAGTCGGGGTGTTTCTTCTTTGTACACGATGGCGGAATATGGTGGAAGCGTGTTTGAGTGCAATCTTCACAACAAGATtgctcgtcgaagcttctgtgttGAAATGTCGGCTTCCCGATCTTGGCGGATATTAATCTTTATAGGCAAGTAGTTCTTGATAAAGTGACGGCTTGTGAGATCGAAAGGGTCAAGACGTTGGGTTTGACGGCAAGGAACAAGTTGCGGAAGTTCAACCTCAATCATCTGCTTTGGTAGTGAAGAGTCATGCATCGTCATGAATGCGTACCTTTGACTGTTGTGTATCCAGGAAAGTCGACTAAGTTAGTGTAAACTGTTTGTTAAACAATTAGTGTCTTTGTTATTCGTATAATAACtagtttattgtctttgttattcccctattattctagtgttattccagtgtgtactctaatttaattgagttttcatattagttgtacttttttcaaacaccatccatttttactctaatcccCTTCGTTATTCTTATTGTTATTTGCAGTATTATTCAAACATAATGAGCGAGTTGTTGTCTTGTTATTGCACAATTAGTCTACAGTTATTTTAGTCTAATTAAGCTTTCTAATTACCTTTGTTttctacaaacactatccatttctattcaagtataaatttagtcaagtgtaaaagcgtGGTTTAGATGCGCATTTTTTCcagtgttattctaccattatttcACTTTGTTATTCAAAAGTATTACTCGCATAATAAGCGactattttttttgttattgtactattagtctacacttatttattgttattccactagtttaattaaggtttacaaacactatccaattTCTACGAAGATTATGCATTTTTGTATTCAACTGTCAATGGCTGTTTTTTCTCAACTAtgattctattcttattgcaccgttattctgctgttattgcactattattccgcataacaagTAGTTTATTCAGCTGTTATTGCAttattattccacaaaaggactagtttattcttTGTTATTCCATCGTTAGTCCAaagcattattttgttaaaactattcatttttatccaagtgtaaatttagtcaagtgtaaaagcggTGGTTTAGACGCTTTTTATTCCattgttattctaccattattctttTGTTATTGCAGATTTATTCCGCATAATTAGCGAGTTATTATctttgttattgcactattattcgcAAAGACTGTTATTCCAACATTACTTAAACATAGTAGTAAATAGTAGTTAAAGATAGtaattacataataaacattaacgatctaaaatattaaagccaatatttttaaagcaataaatatttttaacatattttaAAGTGACCCTGGACCATCATCGttagatttttatatctttattctattcTCTCGACGCGCTGCGCGCCGGTCCTTGGACAGGTGCTCTCAACTTCCACCGACTCATCctcaaaagggtttttgtatGCTTCCATAAGTTCCATGGCTTTAATGGTGTCCAATCGCCAGAGATTGAAATATCGACTTGAGTGTAATACTTCCTCGAGCATTCGGACCAGCAATGAATTGATTGTCCATGTCGGCTTCTGTGTagttcctatttttttttttcttcaatgtCTACGCATACGTTCATTTTGAAGTTCAGCAACCTTCAACTGTGCCTTAACATTGTCGACCTCTCttattaaggcctcttcacggttttctgctgcctctaaatttgtccttgtgtcgATCAACTCTATCGTGAGGGACTCTATCGTCCGTTTCGCTTCATCGATTTCCTCCCTTGTCGGGGACCTTCGTCTATCGTCAGTTACGTCACTCATCCTGCAGCATTGGAAGTATGaaactttttgcattataaaaagatgtttaaaatatttcaaccaaattaaaagcaaACCAAACCAGAAGAATGAGAATTACCTTTTAGTGTTGGCAGATAAGAAAAATAAAcatcaaagaaaaataaagaatagaaagataagaaattacctttttgcagaggagataaagttttttttttggaatggactttttcagtgtgtgtgtttgtttttttactggaaatagcagtatttataggggcttggggaatagaaacagtttttctgtaataaagtgtagaaagataagaaattacctgtctaccaaaaaaaaaagataagaaattaccttttgcagaggagatgcagagtttttcctggaatacaaacagtttttctgtacttattcagtgtgtgtgtgtgtgtttttttttttttttaaccacgcaatagcagtatttataggggcttggggaatacaaacagttttcctgtaattatattagattaggttaggtaactgaaaagtggaactgctttttataaatattactaatctgttattattcaactattattgtagtgtgtaattgcagttttatttttgtgggtggtttgtgaaaaaacagtcagataatataaacaaaaaaaattaaagtaactagtattaattctcatataatgtaggtctcactttattatctagaagaaatattttaggttaaaatgtagttcaaacaatgacaaatagtaaaagtctttgacatttttaggcgaggtcttcatcgtagccgctgtcttttgcgtctcttttgtctttgttagttcatgcatctgattcatattcctgcaatgtttgcttagtatttagcatgtacattaatatcagaatagcagtagaataacattaatagcagtagaataacaacacattaatagcagaatagtaGTAGACTAAATTTATGACTACTCTCTTTGTTATTGCagaacactatccatttccataaagaatatccattttctattcaaaaataacaacacattaatagcagaataaaGTAGAACAACACAAATGCAGAGAATAGCGAGAGTAACAccggaataataggggaataacaagtagaataagaggataacattagaataataggAGAGTAATTGTCCAGATTCATACCTCTTGTTtcgattcttcttcatcatcgtcatcgaaGGGGACTTTCAGCAAATGGAAGATTACAAGTTCTACTGTTGTGGTTCACCCACTTCTTGCAGTTACCGCATCTTCGCTTCCTCTTTTGTGGCTTGCTCTTGGCCTTTTCTTTCGACGACCTTAATCTTTTACCACTGcccttattcttggccttgtttggCGGTCGAAGGTCAATATCATTTGAAGTTGTGATGCCGAGAAGAGCCTCGATTTCCTGGTTTTTAGTTTTCGGTTCAATTGGTCTTGTGATGTTCTCCCTGAACTGTGTCGGGTTTTCTCAGCTTGCTTCATCTGTTTAACCGTAGCATAACTGTCCATCACCCCGACAGTTGCATAAATCtcagaccaaacctttgacatctcaGCTTTCTTGATGTCAGCTTCATCAATGTCTTCTATcacctttccattttcatctcggacaattggcctgtaggatttctttgtccatcgagcaaGGACATAAGGGTCAGGTATCCTGTGCACCTgcctaccattccacacccaCAGTATATGCCGACAGACAATGCCATGCCTCTCAAACAGCTTACATGCACATTTGCTCTCGTTAGTTTTGGTGTTAAATTCAACTCGGAAGCTTCTGTGCTTCAGTCCATCACAAACGTCATGGTACTCCACTGCCCCTACTGTTGTCAAACCCCCGACCCCCATGCTACATATGGCATGTTTGACTTCATTCTGAAAGTCCGTAAAGATAGGATGTGTGTAGACAAGTGAGGCATGCATCTCTACCTTCATCGGCCCTACTTTCTCGAGCATACTATGCTCATTGGCATTATCTATCCTCCTTTGTGTATGCCTCTGCTGTTCTATTGCGGAATTATACCTCATCCAGAACTCGACAAGGGTTCCAAAGTGGCTTTCAAACCGCTTGAAATAGCTGTTTGAACTTTCGGATCTCTGGGTTGTTCGCAACAAACAACCTAGAGGCAGATCCCGAAAGTATGCGGGTATCCACTTTTGTCTGATTGCAAAGACATACTTCAACCACCGGTTGCTTTGCATACCATGTGCTTCAATTACAAATTTCCAGTTCTGTTCAAATTCATCTGGTTCGAGGTCGACATCCCAAACAACGGCATTTATGTCGGTCATAAATTCCGTATCATTGCAGATTGCCCTTCCCACTTTCTCAGGCATTTtctgcatgatatgccacatgcagtacTTGTGCACAGACTGATTGAAGACATTTAGGCAGGCCTTTTTAATTCCAGGGCACTGGTCTGTAATTACAAATTGAGGTTGCTGCTGCCCCATTGCTTCGAGAAATTTTTTAAAAATCCACTCAAATGAATGCTGACTCTCGAAGTCAAGTAACCCAGCTGCAAAAGTTAccgtcttcttgttgtggtctactccggtgaagggagtaaacaccatgaaatatttgtttgtcccataagtagggtcaaacgagatcgtgtctccatataacttgtagttgtttatcccttccttatcagcccaaataaccttcgtcaagcatttgttctcatcctgatcataagcaaaatagaacccctttgtttcagccatcattttgaaatgcccaatgaacatactagcatccttatccccaatgtaacacttgatatttcgtttgaagtttttgaagtctagcaaagaggcaccgatattctgataaccatttgagtattccttgagaattctgaagctcaatgttgtacctatgttgagcttagtatgatcaataatggtcCTCTTAATGTAGTCATGGACATCCCTTGAGAGCTTCTGGAACTCTCTGTTTTTGAcagagtaaagagagtgattgtgaacgtcTACAAAGACATCCACAATATACCCAGCCGGTCTGTCGTCTGTTTTTTCACAGGTTCTCAACCTCATGTGCGCCTTGCGACCACACCTTATATCGAGCATGCTTCTTTGGTTGTCTAATTCGTCGCTCTTTGTTCTCTCGTACTCAAATTACCAACTTCGTGATTTGTTGCTTCAAGTCGCAGTTTTCTTTTCATATCCCTATACCTCATGCATTACGGACCGGTGATTTGATCGACGCCCCCTTATATTGCGCATTTGTAtaccttctcacatcaaatccGCAAGCCAATGCATATATCTTTGTCAGAGAAGCATCGCATcgtccaaggtaagaaagaacatgccacGTTTAGGCGTAAAATCACTCTCAACGGTCCCTACCCCACCCGCTCGGTCCCCGGGTGTCTCTTTGTAATGAAGAGTtggaacaaactcatcgtttTCTTAAATCGAACGAACAGGTTGGGCTGGTgtatatattgttattagaagaatccccaatagttaagactgcattgtcttcaacaatagacACAGTAGAAAGATCTGGGACAGTAAATTATTATAATGAGTACGGTCAGTGGACAACAAAatcacaataacatcacaataacagtagcaTGGGGGAGAGATCAAAATTGCAGTAATGTGACAATAACAGTATGATAACAGCAGGTGGGAAACCGACGacaatcaataacatcacaataacactaaatGTGTTTATCTTATGCTACTCTCTTATCGGTAGTATATTTTCACGCTCTttgcacaataatatcacaacaatagtatcataatatcgaataacaagacaataatatcatcatgtttctctacttttacaataatagtacaagtAATATCGAATAACGATTACTCGATTCTACTTTATTACATACGATAATAATCTTGTATTTATTATGTTACTCTTTTTCAAGGCATATATTTTCATGCTCTTtgcacaataatagcacaataatattacaataaaATCACAATACAAATCGAATAATATAATCATGTTCTTGTCTTTGTTACAATtatagtacattaatatcgaataacagttctctttttctactctaatacaagccagaTAAAGATAATAATATCGAATAATAAAtttgagaaacacatagaaatcaataattgatttataaacaaCGGCGGATAAAGAGATAAGAATCAATAGCAGTATTACCTGTTTCCATATTTACTGTCGAGTTGATTTCTTCGCTAACATTGTTATTAATCTCGTTGTCCATCTTGTATACATGAAAACAATAAAATCaagtattcaattcaattaaaatcaacgaatttacaataaaaatcaacgaattttacattaattaggttttttttacattaattccgaaaatacgattgaatacactaaaaatcaacgaatttacattACCTGTAATTCGATTGCAGCTAAAAATCAACGATTTTGTGTAATCTTATTAGGTTTTTTATGAGATTGCTATAGTCGGCGTTCTGATTTTTGAGTTTCTCTGtttttgatttgtagagagatgtagagagagagagaatatcgTTTGAATGAAGTTTTTGTTTTATGTTTCAGCtgcttttgtatttttcgatttttcctttttttttctaatttatcatttaatctcagcccttgatttccccaactcacaactcaccataggaccccaactcacgagatcccgcctatatatatatatatatatatatatatatatatatatatatatatatggtcaaACCCCTAATTAGGTGGTCAACGGGGTCCGTGGTGGTCAACAGTGGTCTGTGGCGGGTCAAGGTCGAGTcgggttaaataaaataatataaaaaactAGTGAGagatggtttaccttacgatctcgaggcggagggacaaaatctacatttttcttctcatttctcttttctctctaaaatgtATGGTGGATAGTGGATTTTGTAGGATTACAATAGGATAAGGGTAGTATGGATAGGATAGGGTGGAGTATATATGGTGAGTGCAGTATACGTATATATGTATCGtatatcgtattattattattattattattattattattattattattattattattattattattattattattattattattattattattattattattattattattattattattattattattattattattattattattattattattattattattattattattattattattattattattattattattattattattattattattattattattattattattattattattattattattattattattattattattaggatagggtGGAGTATATATGGTGAGTGCGGTATACGTATATATGTATCGTATATCGTATATCGtatatcgtattattattattattattattattattattattattacaacttattattactactattattattatcattaccatcatataataataataataattattttattattcagtctcaaacataactcgtataaatacaataaaatattatttatgtaattataaaatacggagtattacaatcttccccccttaaaaagaacttcgtccccgaagtgcACCTCACTCTCTCCTTTCCACAAATCTCATGAATTCTCTCCCACCTCACATGTCTATCAACCGTATATGCTCTTTCTAAACATCGCACTCATCCCAAAGTTCTTCACTCAATTCTCACTACTTTCTCACATTTTATACTTTTTCTTTCCTTAATTTCCTAATTGTTACAtttactccccctaaaagagaacttcgtcccgaagttcaactgtcAAACCGCATAATGTGTTCTCATACGCTCATTACCAAATTCCACAAATGCTTATGTTtcaggttcaacactctctcttaccTATTGCAAATCCATAATCAGatctcatatagttataattccatcgatataaccccccccccccatctATAAGCCTCCCAAAAGTCAAGCGTTAGGTCAAACCCACGGTTTCAATCTAAGTCCTATAAACAACTCCCAATTCATGTTGGTTATATGTAAGCATATCTATCACGGGTGTAATTGATTATTACTACGTATCTATATCACGTCAATCCTCATGCTTTCACATCTATGCACATCAAAACACCAATTATGTGAATTCTAGGAAACAATCATTTATGCGAAGTTTCTTGTCATTTAACTCAACATGATTAACATTCCCAATTCCGAACCTCAtaccacgcatataccgcgtcaaatccatcACATGATCACgcatgtgtttccatatccgttctcATCCATCATCACCCCTTCTGCTTATACGGAAGACCACAATCATTATCATGCAATGACCACTATGTGACACATAACTTGCATTTTCGTCTTATTTATACACAATCAAATCACTTCAATTAACACATGTCAATTaacaaatttcatttaaatttcaCTCTTAAATACCAAAAGCCACATAATCcggtcaaacgtaaacaattcacaaggACTTACCCTTATGGGTATACATGTTCATCCGGCACAAACCGGCCGATATAATCACGAAAATAAGGGTATACACTCTATATTTGGTCGACTATTGACAAAACAATGGTCAAGAcaagccactcggtcgagtgtaggaggccactcggccgagtaggcgaccactcggtcgagtacatggtgcactcggccgagtgtcacctgggcatgAGGTTTTCCTTCTCAAACTATGTTTCAAACTTTCCTATTTTATCACACCAACGCTAATAAACGAACTCTTGGCCTAAGGCCATCATTCTAGCTCCTCACATGGACACTACAACAAGATCACAATGTATGCCGTGGGCGCTTCACTCAACGATTGTGAGGCAACTTTACAAGCAACATCTATACTATCACCGCTAGACCAAAATCTCACAAATTACTCTCTCTCGTCGTGCATGCATACTTATATTAAACTGTTACCCTATATAACCTCAATGATCAACTAGCTTAACGACACAATTTACCGCTCTCCGAAAACCGACTTTCAAAGGATAACCATCAATTACCCTATCAAACGTGTACACTAGCTTTCAAATCGTCTCATCATTCACTTCTTACTATGACTTTTATTAGATATCTTTCACCGTCCAATCTAATTGATCACCTCAAGTTCCATCTAGTTACCTTCTTTTCAATTCTCATCAATCCTTGAACTCGTTTTATATATTCCCACAACTATGAACAACCCAAGATATCGTCTCATTCTACCCTTAGGTACCTCAATTTATTTCTCATTATTCCGCAATTTAAAACCCCAACTATTTGTCAACGATAAATTTCACATCATGCTCACTTATAACATCCTTCAACATGCAATTCATAAGTCCAAACCATCAACAAATACTCAACCTTGATTACACATCACTCATTATCCATAAATTACCTCATATACTCATCTTACTCAACCCAAGACACCTAACGTAAGCTAAATTCACTTTCTTGTTCTCCCAATTTCCGACATAAACTATCCACAAGATCACATCAATAGTCTTgaatcacaaaataat
The Silene latifolia isolate original U9 population chromosome 11, ASM4854445v1, whole genome shotgun sequence genome window above contains:
- the LOC141613743 gene encoding protein FAR1-RELATED SEQUENCE 5-like → MGQQQPQFVITDQCPGIKKACLNVFNQSVHKYCMWHIMQKMPEKVGRAICNDTEFMTDINAVVWDVDLEPDEFEQNWKFVIEAHGMQSNRWLKYVFAIRQKWIPAYFRDLPLGCLLRTTQRSESSNSYFKRFESHFGTLVEFWMRYNSAIEQQRHTQRRIDNANEHSMLEKVGPMKVEMHASLVYTHPIFTDFQNEVKHAICSMGVGGLTTVGAVEYHDVCDGLKHRSFRVEFNTKTNESKCACKLFERHGIVCRHILWVWNGRQVIEDIDEADIKKAEMSKVWSEIYATVGVMDSYATVKQMKQAEKTRHSSGRTSQDQLNRKLKTRKSRLFSASQLQMILTFDRQTRPRIRAVVKD